From the genome of Bubalus bubalis isolate 160015118507 breed Murrah chromosome 2, NDDB_SH_1, whole genome shotgun sequence, one region includes:
- the PRPH2 gene encoding peripherin-2: MALLKVKFDQKKRVKLAQGLWLMNWFSVLAGIIIFGLGLFLKIELRKRSDVMNNSESHFVPNSLIGVGVLSCVFNSLAGKICYDALDPAKYAKWKPWLKLYLAVCVLFNVVLFLVALCCFLLRGSLESTLAHGLKNGMKFYRDTDTPGRCFMKKTIDMLQIEFKCCGNNGFRDWFEIQWISNRYLDFSSKEVKDRIKSNVDGRYLVDGVPFSCCNPNSPRPCIQYQLTNNSAHYSYDHQTEELNLWLRGCRAALLSYYSNLMNTIGAATLLVWLFEVTITVGLRYLHTALEGMANPEDPECESEGWLLEKSVPETWKAFLESVKKLGKGNQVEAEGEDAGQAPAAG, translated from the exons ATGGCGCTGCTGAAAGTCAAATTTGACCAGAAGAAGCGGGTCAAGTTGGCCCAAGGGCTCTGGCTCATGAACTGGTTCTCCGTGTTGGCTGGTATCATCATCTTCGGCTTAGGGCTGTTCCTGAAGATTGAACTCCGGAAGAGAAGTGATGTGATGAATAATTCTGAGAGCCATTTTGTGCCCAATTCCTTGATCGGGGTGGGGGTGCTGTCGTGTGTCTTCAATTCTCTGGCTGGCAAGATCTGTTACGACGCCCTGGACCCTGCCAAGTACGCCAAGTGGAAGCCCTGGCTGAAGCTGTATCTGGCCGTGTGTGTCCTCTTCAACGTGGTCCTCTTCCTGGTGGCCCTCTGCTGCTTCCTCCTGCGGGGCTCGCTGGAGAGCACGCTGGCCCATGGACTCAAGAACGGCATGAAATTCTACCGGGACACGGACACCCCAGGCCGGTGTTTCATGAAGAAGACCATCGACATGCTGCAGATCGAGTTCAAGTGCTGCGGCAACAACGGCTTTCGGGACTGGTTTGAGATTCAGTGGATCAGCAACCGCTATCTGGATTTTTCCTCCAAAGAAGTCAAAGA TCGCATCAAGAGCAATGTGGACGGGCGGTACCTGGTGGACGGTGTCCCCTTCAGCTGCTGCAACCCCAACTCACCGCGGCCCTGCATCCAGTACCAGCTCACCAACAACTCTGCGCACTACAGCTACGACCACCAGACGGAGGAGCTCAACCTGTGGCTGCGTGGCTGCAGGGCCGCCCTGCTGAGCTATTACAGCAACCTCATGAATACCATAGGTGCTGCGACGCTCCTCGTCTGGCTCTTTGAG GTGACCATCACTGTCGGGCTACGCTACCTGCACACGGCGCTGGAAGGCATGGCCAACCCCGAAGACCCCGAGTGTGAGAGTGAGGGCTGGCTTCTGGAGAAGAGCGTGCCAGAGACCTGGAAGGCCTTTCTGGAGAGTGTGAAGAAGCTGGGCAAGGGCAACCAGGTGGAAGCTGAGGGCGAGGATGCAGGCCAGGCCCCGGCGGCAGGCTGA